One part of the Vicia villosa cultivar HV-30 ecotype Madison, WI linkage group LG6, Vvil1.0, whole genome shotgun sequence genome encodes these proteins:
- the LOC131614680 gene encoding glutathione S-transferase T3-like — protein sequence MDPNHFHYQQAMFNFMQNYQNPNPQNSQIPPMPPFSTQVPPFSTQVPPFPTQVPPFSTQDPIVGVDQKAESFWVRVAVNYNEYRGQSREKLKGQLKCRWHRINSLVQKFVGCYKQAVNGKKSGTSKNDIMAAANAFFAQDQGTTFNLEYAWRLLKDEPKWMGESIGSSSKITKTYVSEASSDNPNTPSSYEFTSSSPMERPMGQKAAKRKGKAKEIPNAT from the exons ATGGATCCTAATCATTTTCATTATCAACAAGCTATGTTCAATTTcatgcaaaattatcaaaatcctaatcctcaaaattctcaaattccACCGATGCCACCATTTTCTACTCAAGTTCCCCCATTTTCTACTCAAGTTCCACCATTTCCTACTCAAGTTCCACCATTTTCTACTCAA GATCCAATTGTGGGAGTTGATCAAAAGGCTGAGAGTTTTTGGGTAAGAGTCGCTGTCAATTATAACGAGTATCGTGGGCAATCGCGGGAAAAGTTAAAGGGACAATTAAAGTGTCGATGGCATCGAATAAATAGCTTGGTTCAAAAATTTGTTGGGTGTTACAAACAGGCTGTTAATGGAAAGAAAAGTGGGACATCAAAGAACGATATCATGGCCGCTGCAAATGCATTTTTTGCTCAGGATCAAGGTACAACATTCAATCTTGAGTACGCATGGCGATTGttaaaagatgaacctaaatGGATGGGAGAATCGATTGGAAgttcttcaaaaataacaaagACTTATGTTAGTGAGGCATCATCGGATAATCCAAATACACCTTCAAGTTATGAGTTTACCTCATCATCACCAATGGAGCGTCCAATGGGACAAA